In Chroicocephalus ridibundus chromosome 4, bChrRid1.1, whole genome shotgun sequence, one genomic interval encodes:
- the GCSH gene encoding glycine cleavage system H protein, mitochondrial, with the protein MAWRALRRVGPVLVPRCPRLSPRVPAARRLATSSLVLSARKFTDKHEWITVENGIGTVGISNFAQEALGDVVYCSLPEIGTKLSKHDEFGALESVKAASELYSPLSGEVTEINAALADNPGLVNKSCYQDGWLIKMTVENPAELDELMSEDAYEKYIKSIED; encoded by the exons ATGGCGTGGCGAGCGCTGCGGCGGGTCGGGCCGGTCCTGGTGCCGCGCTGCCCGCGCCTCTCGCCGCGGGTGCCCGCGGCCCGGAGGTTGGCCACCAGCTCGCTGGTGCTGTCCG ccCGCAAATTCACAGACAAGCATGAATGGATAACAGTTGAAAATGGCATTGGAACAGTAGGAATCAGCAATTTTGCACAG gaagcATTAGGAGACGTTGTTTACTGTAGTCTTCCAGAAATTGGGACAAAATTGAGTAAACATG ATGAGTTTGGAGCTTTGGAAAGTGTGAAAGCTGCTAGTGAACTCTACTCTCCTCTCTCAGGAGAAGTGACTGAGATTAATGCTGCCCTTGCAGATAATCCAGGGCTCGTCAATAAATCTTGTTATCAAGATG GTTGGCTTATCAAGATGACCGTGGAAAATCCTGCTGAACTTGATGAACTGATGAGCGAAGATGCCTAtgagaaatacataaaatctaTTGAGGACTGA